CCCGTATGTAAGCATACACTTTATTTCCATTTCTAGTATCTCACCTAAGGTAATAAAATCTCTTGCAAGTTTTTTTGCCACATTTGCATCCTTAATCTTAGCATTTTTACCAACGGGGATATCTATAACTACTTTTTCAGATCCCGAGGCTTTTTTCTTTGCAAGTATGCTGGCAAGAAGTAAAGATTGGGGGTCTAATCCAAGAGGATTCCTTATTTTTATCAATTTATCATCGGCTATCGCTAAATCGACTCCCCCGCCCCATACTATGCAACACCCTATCTTATCGACAATCCTTTCAATCTCATCTTTGTGAAAGCTGACATCACATAGTAACTCCATTGTATCTGTTGTTCCTGCTGCACTTGAAATGGCTCTTGAGGATGTTTTAGGAATAGTTAAACCTGCGGCACCTAGGATAGGAACTATCACCATAGTAGTCCTATTCCCCGGAACTCCACCTATACAGTGTTTATCAAAAATAGGTTTTCTTTTAATATCCAAAGTTTGGCCGGTATTTACCATACTATTGATAAGATTAATTACCTCTCCATTAGAAAGCCCTCTTGTGTAAATTGCAGACACAAAGGCAGAAAGCTCAACATCACTTAATCTATTTTCAACTGTATCTTGGATTATACTATACAGCTCTTCTTTGGATAGAGAATCACCATCTAATTTTTTCTTTATGAAATGAACAGAATCTGGGGGAGGGGCTAACGTTACTTCAGCATTAGTACTACATGATAAATCTAATTTATCACATAAGTATTCATAAAGCCCTATTTCACCCTTTGTCACTACTTTTTCTGTTAAATCTACAACGGCGACAAATTCTTCATTGCCCAACTTGACATTAACCCTGCCCAATCTTCTGACTCCGATGAACTTAGCATCATCTTTGTGCATTAGAACAAGAGGATAATCTGTCGCTTCAATATCAAGTGTTTTAATCTTAAATAACATTAAATCCCCCTTATAAAAAGAATAAATAAGAGTATTTATAGCTACCCCTATAAAAAGAATAGAATATAATCTATGTTCCTGCGGTCCAAGAAGAAAGATATTCTTCTTGCTCTTTTGTCAAGGTGTCTATTGAAATGCCCATTGATCTTAGCTTTAAAGTGGCGATTCTTCTATCGATGTTTAGAGGAACGGGATAAACTTTATTCTCAAGTTTTTTACCTTCTTTAGAAAGATATTCTGCTGACAAAGCCTGATTTGCAAAGCTCATGTCCATGACTGAAGCGGGATGTCCTTCTGCTGCGGCAAGATTAATTAATCTGCCTTCCCCAAGAAGGTATATTTTCTTACCCTCTCGTAATGTATACTCTTCAACAGAATCTCTAATTACTCTTTTTGATGAAGATAATTTTTCTAGAGAGTTTATGTCAATCTCAACATTGAAGTGACCTGAATTTGCAACAATGGCGCCGTCTTTCATGTTTCTAAAATGTTCTTCTCGTATAACATTGATATTTCCTGTTACGGTAACAAAGATGTCCCCAATCCTAGATGCTTCTTCCATTTTCATTACCTGAAACCCATCCATTGTTGCTTCTATAGCTTTGATAGCGTCAGCTTCAGTAACTATGACTTTTGCACCCATGCCGCTTGCTCTCGTAGCAACTCCTTTGCCACACCATCCATATCCTGAAACGACAAAGTTTTTTCCTGCTAACAAGACATTTGTAGCTCTTATAATCCCGTCTAGAGTACTCTGCCCTGTGCCGTATCGATTATCAAAGAAATGTTTTGTCATGGCATCGTTTACAGCTATAATAGGATATTTCAATACGCCTTCTTTTTCCATGCTCTTAAATCGGATTACGCCGGTTGTGGTTTCTTCTGTACCACCTATTATCTCTGAAAGAACATCGTTTCTTTCTTTCATTATCGTAGAAACAAGGTCTCCTCCATCGTCCATTGTGATATTTGGTTTAGCATCCAATACCTTGTTTAGATGGTCGTAGTATGTATCTCTCTCTTCACCCCTGATGGCAAAAACAGAAATTCCATAATCCTTTACAAGTGATGCGGCAACATCATCTTGAGTGCTTAAGGGATTTGAAGCGCAAAGAAAAACTTCAGCACCCCCTTCTTTTAAAGCGATCATTAGATTTGCTGTTTCCGTTGTAACATGGAGACAGCATCCAATTTTGTAACCTTTAAGTGTACTATTTTTTTTAAACTCCTCTTTAATTAGTGCTAATACAGGCATTTCTCTCTGTGCCCACTCAATTCTCAGCTTCCCTTTTTCGGAAAGTGAAAGATCTTTCACATCGCATAGCATCTACTCACCTGAAAAAGTTTCCAAAGAAAGACTTATAAATGATTGTATTGGCATTGATATACGTGAGTTAATGAAAAAGTACATTTTTATAGTTATTTTAACGGCAATGTTACTCCTTTCGGCAGGTTGTGCCATAGAAAAAAAGGTTGAAAAAGGAGATACGGTAAAAGTTGACTATATTGGAAAACTTCAAGATGGAACAGTTTTTGATACATCCATCTTAAATGAAGCTCAAAGCGCAGGAATATACAATGCTGAGAGAATTTATGAGCCTTTAACATTGAAAATAGGAGACGGATCAACTATTCCTGGATTTGAAAATGGGCTTTTAGGTATGAAGGAAGGAGAGTCAAAGACTCTTGCAATACCTCCCGAACAGGGTTATGGCCCAGAAGATCCTAACTTAAAGTTTAGCCAGACAAAAATCTTAGAAGAAATACCAAAAACTGAAGAGATTACAAGATTTGAAGAAATTCCAAGAACTTTCCAGGCTACAATTAGCTCATTTGTTAACCGATATCAAAGACAGCCCACAGTTGGTATGGTCATCGACTTAGTAGATTGGCCAGGCCAAGTTGTTCAAGTTACCGGAACAGATGTCGTCATAGAACATAAGCCTGAAGTTGGAAAAACTATAACTAATGAGATTGCAACTTTTACAATAACAGAGATTAAAGCTTCAACTATAGTATTAAGATACGACCCCAAAGTTGGCGATCTTTTACCGACTGAATACGGAAATTTAATGGTGCTTGAAGTAACTGACACAACTATGAAAGTAGAGGCGCTGCCACAGAAACAAATAGAAACAATTTTTGGAATGGCAACTGTTATCGAGTCAGGCAACAAATATGTAATAAGAGTAAATCCATCAGTTGGAGACGATATAATATATCAAAACCAAATAGGTAAAGTAGTTGAAGTTACAGCAGATAGTTTTGTTGTTGATTTCAATCATCCACTTGCAGGTGAAACTCTATACTTCACAGTAACAGCTGTAATCATCCAAAAAGGTCAGGAATCAGGATTCTTCGAGAAATACAGGCTTTTAATATTTGGTAGTCTTTTAATAGTCGTATTTGCAGCTGCATATGTATTCATGACCAAATTCTATTCAAAAGAAGAAAAAGAAAAGAAAAAAGATAAACCAAAAAAGAAAACTAAAGCCGCCAAAGAAGAAATGAATGGCGAACTAAAAGAACTCGCATCAACTGTTGAAGAAGTGCAGAAAGACCTGGATACTAAGGAAGAGACAAAGGCCAAACCAAAGAAATCAAAAGCAAAGAAAAAGACTTCAAAGAAGAAAAAAGAGTGATACATTTTAAGGTGAAAATCTAAAATGAAATATAATAATAAATTTTTATTTTTAATATTTGCTATTTTAGTTCTTATAACAGCAACAATTGGTTGTAATTTTAATTTAGACGATATTGGCATATCCTCAGGCAACGGTGGTGTGTCAAGCAGCGGAGAAATTGATATTCTAAAATCCAAACTTTCTGCCTACGAATCCCAAGAGTCGATGGAAAATCAGGAAATACAGAGACTAAGAGAAGAAATTGACAGAATAAAGAATGAGAATATCCCCCTTAATGGTAACATAGCAGTTGTAAGGATATTTGGGATATTGGACCAAGAAGATGTCTTGCCCATTACTTCCCAGTTAAGAAAGCTTGCTGAGGATAGAGAAGTAGGCGGCGTAGTTTTATGGCTTGACAGCCCAGGTGGTGGAGTTTCTGCAGTGACAGAAATTTACGATGAGGTCCAAAGATTGAATATGAGAAAACCTGTTGTTGCCTATGTTGGAGGGGTTGCTGCGTCTGGTGGTTATTACTTGGCAGTTGCAAGTGATAAGATAGTAGTAAAACCTGATGCCATTTTGGGAAGTATTGGAGTAATATATGTCCATGAAGATTTAACAGAATACTTCAAAATGTTTGGTATAAAAATAGAAGTAATTAAAACTGGCGAAGATAAGGATCTTGGAGCTCCTTGGAGACCTTTGACAGATGATGATCGAGAGAATATCCAGAATATGATTAATGAAGATTTTGATAGATTCGTCTATGTTGTATCAAAAGGAAGAAATCTCTCAATTGAAGAAGTTCTAAAATATTCTGACGGAAATATATGGAGCGGTACCCAAGCAGTTTCTTACAAACTTGCTGACAGAGTAGGCACTCTTGATACAGCGATAGAAGAATTAAAAGTTAGTGCAGGACTTAAAAATCCAAAGGTAGCATTTATTCAGATTTCTGATGATGGTAGTATTTCAAACATGAGCTATGAATATATGAGATACCAATACGAGCCTTCTATACGTATTCAAAAGAAGTAAACGTTTTTTCAAAGAAATCTTTGTCAACTACTAAGACTCTTTTATCTGTAATAATGTCGTCAATATACCCTTTCCAGTAAACAACTATGCCAGGGCCAAAAAGAGAAACATAATGCTTTAACTGTTTATTATAATCCTGCTTAAATTCTATATAGTCACAAAAACTAGCCTTGCTTTCAAACCAAAATACTTTTCTACCTCTTATTTTAATTGCTTTTTTTAATAGAAAATCGGGAGTTTTACCAGACCCTAGTTTTCTTAAATCATCTTCCCTTAAGAATTGAATCTCTTTTTTATCCAGATAAACTTTTAACATTTCTTCACCATTTTTACCATTCTCTCTTTGAATTTTAGAGGATTGAGGTGAATAAGCAATATCAAAGTCAATCGCTTTTTTAATTTCATTCTTTATTCTTTCGTCATCGATTGAATCTGGATTATGCATAATATTTTTGATATCTTTCTTATTAATGCCCTTTTCCTTAAGAATCATCGTTGCAATTAATATTGGTGAAAAGGATAACTTTGAAGCTATGTCAAAGAAGGAGAGGCCTTTATCCCATAGCTTCACGATTTCTCGAATTCTATTCATTATAGGGTAATAATCTTTCTTAACATTTCTGACTGTTTTTTGAGATAATATTGAAAGCAAAACGTCTTCTTCGATTCCATATTTATTCGATAGTTCCGGTACATCGTCTCTTGTATTTATAGACTTGTAGATTTCCATGAAGACTTGTTTTTTCATTGGTCCACTCTATTGCAAGATGTAGGAACACTTTTAAATATTTTCTATCATTTCTTGATTATGGATAACAAAGAGCTCTATGAGCTTAAGAAGCAGCTCAAGTTTCTTTCAAAGATTAGGGGCAGACATACAGAACTTGTTTCAGTTTATATCCCTGCGGGATATGAAATTTCTAAAGTAGCTGCGCAGATTAAAGATGAGCAAGGAACTGCTACAAATATTAAATCTAAAGGAACTAGGAAAAACGTTCTTTCTGCTCTAGAAAGGGTAATGCAGCACTTGAGATTATATAAAATGACTCCGCCTAATGGACTTATTATCTTCTCAGGCAATATCTCTGAAGATGAAGGAAATCCGAAGATAGAACTCTTTACACTTAATCCTCCTGACCCAATATCGGTAAGAATATACAGATGCGATCAGCAGTTTATTCTTGATCCGCTACTTGACATGATTGAGGATAAAAGAGTCTTTGGTCTAATCATTGTTGAAAGAGGGGAAGCAAGTATAGGTCTTCTAAGAGGTAAAAAGGTAGAGCTACTTAAACATATGGTATCAAGAGTTCCTGGAAAGTTCAGGGCTGGTGGACAGTCTTCAGTGAGATTTGCCAGGTTAAGAGAAATTGCAGCTGATGATTTCAAAGAGACAGTTGCCCATAACGCGAATGAAATTTTTTTAGCAGAGCCCAATCTAGAGGGAATTCTTATTGGTGGTGGTGGGTATACCAAATATGAATTTGAAGAGGCGGAATATTTACACCACGAACTTAGGAAAAAAATATTGGGAGTTGTAGATACAGCATACACTGAACTTTTTGGATTAAACGAGCTTGTAGATAAGGGGTCAAAAATTTTAGAGAATTTGGACATAACAAAAGAAAAGGATATTGTGACCAGATTTCTTAAGGAATTAATTAAAAATGATAGTCTTGCAGCTTATGGAGAAAAGGAAGTTAGAAAATACTTAGAGGCCGGTGCTGTAGATTTATTACTACTCTCCGAAGGATTAAACAAAAATAGAATTAAGATAAAATGCGGATCGTGCGGTGATCTAACTGAAAAGACAGGGACAGACGAAGAGTTATTTAAATTAGAACAACAAATCTCTAGCATTCAGTGTGAAAAATGTAGTAATCTTAGCTTAAATATAGAAGAAAAAGTAGATCTTTTAGAGGAGTTGGCAGATTTGGCCCAAGAAGGAAATACAAAAGTAGAAGTAATTTCTACAGAAACCGAAGAGGGAAATCAGTTGCTTAAAGCATTTGGTGGTATTGCTGCAATTATAAGATACAGATTGTAGATTATAGTGACCTTAACCCTGTTAATAATTCTTCAAGAGTTTCTATTGGAGATAGAATAAGGGGTATTTTCTGTAATTCGGCCAATTGAACTGCGATTTCATCAACTTTTTTTGCCCCGTGTAAAACAACTATTGATGGAATTATGCCCTGTACTTTAATAGCAATCATTGGGGATCTCCCCGTTGATACCTTAGTAAATATCAAAGCCCTTTCTGAAGATAATCCATAAAGTTTAAGAAATTCTTCAGAATTTAAATTAAGAATAGCTTTGATACTATCAATAACCGTATACCCATGGACCTCCTTTCCCAAATACTCTTCATTTACCAGAATATCCCCTTGAATTGCATCAATAAGCTTTTTTGGAGATATTGGAACTGGAAATTCTCTAAGGTCAAGTACTACATCGCTTATTACTTCTTTAGCAAATCTGTGGCTGAATGAATGAATTATCTTTCCGCCTCTGTTAATATCGATCTCTATCAGGCTTTCAACAACTTTTCTAATTGTTGAAGAACCCGGAGATTTTCTCCTACCTCCCTCATAGTCACTTACAACAGAAGGAGAGATAAATAAATGATGGGCCAAATCCGTTTGGGATATGCCAAAAATCTCACGCCATTTCCTCAATGTCTGCCCAGGATCATCAGATAAAACAACTTCCCCCGCCATCATCTTAGCAAGTTGTTCCTTCGCATCTTCAAACATATAGTTAAATAGCGAATATAACTATTTAAAATTTTCGTTGAAAAGCGGAGAAAATAATAAAAATACATACTAGTATCGATATATATGGCAAATGTATATTTTGTTCCCTGGCGGCAAGACTCAGACATGATTGGCAAATTTAAAAAAATTATAAGAAAAAGTAATATTCTAGATAATATCAATAAAGAAGATAGGGTTGCGATTAAACTTCATGTAGGAGAATATAAAAATCCGGCGCATGTCCATCCTCTTTATCTTAAGGAATTAGTATCCGCACTTTTGGAAAGAGAATGCGAGCCTTTTCTCACAGACACGACAACATACTATTGTGGAAATAGGTTCTCTGCTGTGGGTATGATAAAAAACGCCTTTTATCATGGATTTTCTTTAGCCAATATAGGAGCTCCTTTTATAGTTGCAGATGGTTTAGGTAAAGATGAAGGATTTTCCGTTAAGGTCAGAGGCCCTTTAAATGAAATATTCTTGCCCAATCTTTTCAAAGAAGTTGACAAGATGATTGTGTTCAGTCATTGCAAAGGCCATGCATTAACTGGATTTGGGGGATCTATAAAAAATGTTGCTATGGGGTGTGTTACAAAAAAATCAAAACTTGCAATGCATAAATTTGTTAATTTTTGCTATGATGATGCTCTTTGCGATGGATGTGATGCCTGCAAGGATATTTGCGATCGAGAGATACCTACAATAAAAAATGGAAAAAGAATTCTTTCTCTCGAAAAAAGAGATGACTGTATGCACTGCCCAGGATGTATGGAAGCTTGTACAAGGGGTGCTATAAAACTATCAGAACTTCAAAAACTGGAACAAGTTCTTCCAATAGCTGTTGAAGGATTATTCAAAGTCATAGGAAAGGAAAATGTGTCATCAATAAACTGGGGCGCAAATATTGTAGAGTATTGTGATTGTATGCCGTTTCCAGGAAAAACTATTAGAGAGAATACTGGAATATATCTATCAAAAGATATAGTTGCAATTGACAAAGCATTTTTAGATGATGCCAAGAAAGATACTTTTATGATAGATGGGAGGCCAGATCCGGAAATACAAACTATTGAAGGGGAAAAGATTGGTATAGGTAAAATGGATTATGATCGAGTATTATTATAAAATTTAGATTAGAAATGTTGGGAACCCCCTCCTTTGAGGCCATTTTCAGGTAAAGGAGGGGATTCTTTAGGGCCCTTTTGTCATTACCAAGTGAAATCGCGCATTTCCACGGCAATGATGTATTTTTTCATAGATGATGCATGATAGTTGCTACAACAACTATCATTAATGATTAATTATCTTAATTTATATATAAAGTTTTCGGTTAATAATGACTAATTATAATGATAATTAATAATGATTATCATTGCCACGACTACAAAATCTTTTAAAATAATATGATTTAGAGCCATTGATTCTTATGAAAAATATTCTAATTGGTGGAAAATGGATTGATACGAATAATTACATAGAAGTGATAAATCCCTATACTGGAAAAGCCATAGATAATGTATCTAAGGCGTCTTCAGAGCACCTAAAGGAAGCTGTTGAATCTGCAGTTAGAGGAAGTAAAGTGATGAAAGATTTAAGCCGCCACAGAAGATACGAAATACTGACAAAAACTGCTGAGTTGATGTTGAAAAGAAAAGATGAAATTTCTAGGACAATGGCTTTAGAAAGTGGAAAACCTCTTTCATACTCAAAAGGAGAGGTATCAAGAGCACATGAGACAATTATATTGTCTGCTGAAGAAGCAAAGAGGCTCGGCGGAGAAGTCATACCTTTTGATGCTGCGCCTACAAGTTCCGATAAATATTGTTTTTACATAAGAGTTCCAGTGGGTATTGTATTGTCCATTACTCCCTTTAACTTTCCTCTAAACCTTGTGTGCCATAAAATAGGGCCTGCAATAGCCGCTGGGAATAGTGTGATACATAAACCTGCATCAAAAACTCCTTTGACTTCATTACTTTTAGGGGAGATCCTGTTAGAAGCCGGATTGCCAAAAGATGCGCTTAATATTGTTGTATGTTCTGCAGAAGATGCTGAAAACTATCTAGTCAAAAATTCTCTGATTAGAAAAATTTCATTTACAGGAAGTAAATTAATAGGAGAAAGAATAGCAAGTAATGCAGGACTAAAGAAACTTTCGATGGAACTAGGTTCCAACTCTGGAGTGATTATTGATGAAAAAACGGATATCGACAAAGCTGTGTCTGCTGTTAAGGTAGGTGCGTTTGGTTACTCTGGTCAAGTTTGTATTCATTGCCAAAGAGCTTATGTTCATGAAAGTGTTTACGAAGAATTTAAGAAAAAAATTGTTGATGTGGCGAATAATCTTATCATAGGAGATCCCCTAGAAAATGGAACAGATATTGGGCCAATGATTGATGAAAGAGAAATAGTCCGAGTCAAATCATGGTTGGATGAAGCAGCTTCCCAAGGCGCCAAAATTCTTTGCGGTGGTGAAAGAGAAGGATTTATTTTAAAACCAACTGTAATAGAAAATGTAGCTGAAGACATGAAGATAGTTAAGGACGAAACATTTGGCCCAACTCTTGCCATCATACCTTTTAGCGATTTCAAAGATGCTGTGAGTAAATTAAATAACTCGATATATGGATTACAGGCAGGCGTTTTCACAGAGAATGTCAGAAATGCATATTATGCCATTGATAATTTAGACGTTGGCGGGGTCATGATAAACGATGTTCCAACTTTTAGAATAGACTTAATGCCTTACGGCGGATTGAAGGGCTCGGGGTATGGTAGAGAAGGACCTAGATACGCTGTAGAAGAGATGACTGAAATTAAGTGCGTAAGATTTCACCTTTAGAAAAATGATAAACAAAAAATGAGGATTTTATATCC
This Methanofastidiosum sp. DNA region includes the following protein-coding sequences:
- a CDS encoding DUF362 domain-containing protein, with the protein product MANVYFVPWRQDSDMIGKFKKIIRKSNILDNINKEDRVAIKLHVGEYKNPAHVHPLYLKELVSALLERECEPFLTDTTTYYCGNRFSAVGMIKNAFYHGFSLANIGAPFIVADGLGKDEGFSVKVRGPLNEIFLPNLFKEVDKMIVFSHCKGHALTGFGGSIKNVAMGCVTKKSKLAMHKFVNFCYDDALCDGCDACKDICDREIPTIKNGKRILSLEKRDDCMHCPGCMEACTRGAIKLSELQKLEQVLPIAVEGLFKVIGKENVSSINWGANIVEYCDCMPFPGKTIRENTGIYLSKDIVAIDKAFLDDAKKDTFMIDGRPDPEIQTIEGEKIGIGKMDYDRVLL
- a CDS encoding adenosylhomocysteinase; protein product: MLCDVKDLSLSEKGKLRIEWAQREMPVLALIKEEFKKNSTLKGYKIGCCLHVTTETANLMIALKEGGAEVFLCASNPLSTQDDVAASLVKDYGISVFAIRGEERDTYYDHLNKVLDAKPNITMDDGGDLVSTIMKERNDVLSEIIGGTEETTTGVIRFKSMEKEGVLKYPIIAVNDAMTKHFFDNRYGTGQSTLDGIIRATNVLLAGKNFVVSGYGWCGKGVATRASGMGAKVIVTEADAIKAIEATMDGFQVMKMEEASRIGDIFVTVTGNINVIREEHFRNMKDGAIVANSGHFNVEIDINSLEKLSSSKRVIRDSVEEYTLREGKKIYLLGEGRLINLAAAEGHPASVMDMSFANQALSAEYLSKEGKKLENKVYPVPLNIDRRIATLKLRSMGISIDTLTKEQEEYLSSWTAGT
- the sppA gene encoding signal peptide peptidase SppA, with the translated sequence MKYNNKFLFLIFAILVLITATIGCNFNLDDIGISSGNGGVSSSGEIDILKSKLSAYESQESMENQEIQRLREEIDRIKNENIPLNGNIAVVRIFGILDQEDVLPITSQLRKLAEDREVGGVVLWLDSPGGGVSAVTEIYDEVQRLNMRKPVVAYVGGVAASGGYYLAVASDKIVVKPDAILGSIGVIYVHEDLTEYFKMFGIKIEVIKTGEDKDLGAPWRPLTDDDRENIQNMINEDFDRFVYVVSKGRNLSIEEVLKYSDGNIWSGTQAVSYKLADRVGTLDTAIEELKVSAGLKNPKVAFIQISDDGSISNMSYEYMRYQYEPSIRIQKK
- a CDS encoding C15orf41 family protein, with protein sequence MKKQVFMEIYKSINTRDDVPELSNKYGIEEDVLLSILSQKTVRNVKKDYYPIMNRIREIVKLWDKGLSFFDIASKLSFSPILIATMILKEKGINKKDIKNIMHNPDSIDDERIKNEIKKAIDFDIAYSPQSSKIQRENGKNGEEMLKVYLDKKEIQFLREDDLRKLGSGKTPDFLLKKAIKIRGRKVFWFESKASFCDYIEFKQDYNKQLKHYVSLFGPGIVVYWKGYIDDIITDKRVLVVDKDFFEKTFTSFEYV
- a CDS encoding FKBP-type peptidyl-prolyl cis-trans isomerase, whose amino-acid sequence is MLLLSAGCAIEKKVEKGDTVKVDYIGKLQDGTVFDTSILNEAQSAGIYNAERIYEPLTLKIGDGSTIPGFENGLLGMKEGESKTLAIPPEQGYGPEDPNLKFSQTKILEEIPKTEEITRFEEIPRTFQATISSFVNRYQRQPTVGMVIDLVDWPGQVVQVTGTDVVIEHKPEVGKTITNEIATFTITEIKASTIVLRYDPKVGDLLPTEYGNLMVLEVTDTTMKVEALPQKQIETIFGMATVIESGNKYVIRVNPSVGDDIIYQNQIGKVVEVTADSFVVDFNHPLAGETLYFTVTAVIIQKGQESGFFEKYRLLIFGSLLIVVFAAAYVFMTKFYSKEEKEKKKDKPKKKTKAAKEEMNGELKELASTVEEVQKDLDTKEETKAKPKKSKAKKKTSKKKKE
- a CDS encoding helix-turn-helix domain-containing protein codes for the protein MFEDAKEQLAKMMAGEVVLSDDPGQTLRKWREIFGISQTDLAHHLFISPSVVSDYEGGRRKSPGSSTIRKVVESLIEIDINRGGKIIHSFSHRFAKEVISDVVLDLREFPVPISPKKLIDAIQGDILVNEEYLGKEVHGYTVIDSIKAILNLNSEEFLKLYGLSSERALIFTKVSTGRSPMIAIKVQGIIPSIVVLHGAKKVDEIAVQLAELQKIPLILSPIETLEELLTGLRSL
- a CDS encoding aldehyde dehydrogenase family protein, which translates into the protein MKNILIGGKWIDTNNYIEVINPYTGKAIDNVSKASSEHLKEAVESAVRGSKVMKDLSRHRRYEILTKTAELMLKRKDEISRTMALESGKPLSYSKGEVSRAHETIILSAEEAKRLGGEVIPFDAAPTSSDKYCFYIRVPVGIVLSITPFNFPLNLVCHKIGPAIAAGNSVIHKPASKTPLTSLLLGEILLEAGLPKDALNIVVCSAEDAENYLVKNSLIRKISFTGSKLIGERIASNAGLKKLSMELGSNSGVIIDEKTDIDKAVSAVKVGAFGYSGQVCIHCQRAYVHESVYEEFKKKIVDVANNLIIGDPLENGTDIGPMIDEREIVRVKSWLDEAASQGAKILCGGEREGFILKPTVIENVAEDMKIVKDETFGPTLAIIPFSDFKDAVSKLNNSIYGLQAGVFTENVRNAYYAIDNLDVGGVMINDVPTFRIDLMPYGGLKGSGYGREGPRYAVEEMTEIKCVRFHL
- the prf1 gene encoding peptide chain release factor aRF-1; translation: MDNKELYELKKQLKFLSKIRGRHTELVSVYIPAGYEISKVAAQIKDEQGTATNIKSKGTRKNVLSALERVMQHLRLYKMTPPNGLIIFSGNISEDEGNPKIELFTLNPPDPISVRIYRCDQQFILDPLLDMIEDKRVFGLIIVERGEASIGLLRGKKVELLKHMVSRVPGKFRAGGQSSVRFARLREIAADDFKETVAHNANEIFLAEPNLEGILIGGGGYTKYEFEEAEYLHHELRKKILGVVDTAYTELFGLNELVDKGSKILENLDITKEKDIVTRFLKELIKNDSLAAYGEKEVRKYLEAGAVDLLLLSEGLNKNRIKIKCGSCGDLTEKTGTDEELFKLEQQISSIQCEKCSNLSLNIEEKVDLLEELADLAQEGNTKVEVISTETEEGNQLLKAFGGIAAIIRYRL